One part of the Moorena sp. SIOASIH genome encodes these proteins:
- the smc gene encoding chromosome segregation protein SMC: MVHIKRVELSRFKSFGGTTKIPLLEGFTVISGPNGSGKSNILDALLFCLGIASSKGMRAERLPDLVNHNKEHRGTVEASVTVTFDLSDFNNYDELQVSKLDEQLQVSKLDEPLQVSKLQVVREAWPTGQGSENNLGQKATLREQPNNLQPDNLQPNNLGQKATLREQPNNLGQKATLREQPDNLQPDNLGQKATLREQPNNLGQKATLREQPDNLQPDNLGQKATLREQPNNLGQKATLREQPNNLQPSTPDQPSTPDQPATDLEWSVTRRLRVTKQGNYSSQYYINGEPCTVTALHEQLNRLRVYPEGYNVVQQGDVTSIISMKSRERREIIDELAGVAAFDRKITQTKQTLATVKEREERCRIIEQELTAQRDRLAADRAKAEKYQKLRAELQQKQQWEIVLKWRLLQKQVSQLQQQIDAANTKKAQLIAQITSIEEQINQTTTELDQLNARVKALGEEEQIAIASTLATQQAEQRQLQTRQQELTENLQNATVNLQRTQETIQQVEQTLQQLIAEKNDLETLSKTSLQVARDEAQAALNQSREQANAIAAASDAWVQQQTTLTKHIDTLLKTINPQRTEQAQLQERQNQLNRQIEDQTQQLQTLEPEIATKQTQAVALDTQLTNYSQQVQSLAQSLGNTEQQLQLQQQTQTRLLGEQRQKQRQLDKLEAQAQAQQEAQGTYATKVILESSIIGVCGLVAQLGRVEPRYQLALEIAAGARLGNLVVEDDSVAAAGIELLKQKRAGRATFLPLTKIQPRPFTETVVLRYAKGFVDYAIRLIDCDPRYQKVFAYVFGSTVVFETLNDARTYLGKHRIVTLDGEILEISGAMTGGSSSHRSGLHFGTSDTMESSEIRSLRTRLAEIEQILNHCEALITTESASVKQITQELTETRAKQSETKLRLEQLQREIEQSQTNQAQMRSLLAKNNQELSAATQRLETIAIELPQQESQLADLRQQLAQLEESQTHNEWQQIQNTIKTQETQLRECEQALRNTEKQLQQKENQQQRLRDKLTEGHRKIADYQTQIESWQQQQSAINTQLETLTEQITQTTVALRQLEEKLGQEKQKRDRTEQHLQKLRQQHQETSWQQQKLQETQSARAEELASLQTQLQDQAAELPDPIPEIPQIVKKNSPSSDKKSSEVIALDSLAAQLEQLQKELRNGQKRLQAMEPVNMLALEEYDRTQTRLQELSEKLETIAGERTELLLRIENFTTLRYRAFKEAFDAVNENFQAIFAELSDGDGYLQLDDPEDPFSGGLNLVAHPKGKPVRRLASMSGGEKSLTALSFIFALQRYRPSPFYAFDEVDMFLDGANVQRLAKMIKQQAKLAQFIVVSLRRPMIESAQRTIGVTQARGAYTQVLGLKLSPKSTVN; this comes from the coding sequence ATGGTACACATCAAGCGAGTGGAACTCTCGCGGTTCAAATCCTTCGGCGGCACCACAAAAATCCCCCTCCTGGAAGGATTTACCGTAATTTCTGGGCCAAACGGGTCAGGCAAATCCAACATCCTTGATGCTCTTCTATTTTGTCTTGGTATCGCCAGTTCCAAAGGAATGCGAGCTGAACGCCTTCCTGATTTAGTTAACCACAATAAAGAACATCGAGGCACTGTCGAAGCCAGTGTCACAGTTACCTTTGACTTATCTGACTTCAATAACTATGACGAGTTACAGGTTAGCAAGTTAGACGAACAGTTACAGGTTAGCAAGTTAGACGAACCGTTACAGGTTAGCAAGTTACAGGTTGTTCGCGAAGCGTGGCCAACAGGCCAAGGTTCAGAAAATAACCTTGGCCAAAAGGCCACGCTACGCGAACAACCCAATAACCTTCAACCTGATAACCTTCAACCCAATAACCTTGGCCAAAAGGCCACGCTACGCGAACAACCCAATAACCTTGGCCAAAAGGCCACGCTACGCGAACAACCAGATAACCTTCAACCAGATAACCTTGGCCAAAAGGCCACGCTACGCGAACAACCCAATAACCTTGGCCAAAAGGCCACGCTACGCGAACAACCAGATAACCTTCAACCAGATAACCTTGGCCAAAAGGCCACGCTACGCGAACAACCCAATAACCTTGGCCAAAAGGCCACGCTACGCGAACAACCCAATAACCTTCAACCGTCAACCCCTGACCAACCGTCAACCCCTGACCAACCTGCAACTGATCTAGAATGGAGTGTGACCCGACGGCTGCGAGTCACTAAACAAGGTAATTACAGTTCCCAGTACTACATCAATGGTGAACCCTGTACTGTTACTGCACTTCATGAACAACTCAATCGCTTGCGGGTTTACCCAGAAGGCTACAATGTTGTCCAGCAAGGAGACGTCACTAGCATTATTTCAATGAAATCCCGAGAAAGGCGGGAGATTATTGACGAATTAGCTGGAGTTGCTGCCTTTGACCGCAAAATTACCCAAACTAAACAAACCCTCGCCACTGTCAAAGAGCGAGAAGAACGCTGCCGAATTATTGAACAAGAACTGACGGCTCAACGCGATCGCTTAGCTGCTGACCGTGCTAAAGCTGAGAAATATCAAAAACTCCGTGCTGAACTCCAACAAAAGCAACAGTGGGAAATTGTTCTAAAATGGCGATTGCTCCAGAAGCAAGTATCCCAACTCCAACAGCAAATTGATGCTGCTAATACAAAAAAAGCCCAGCTTATTGCTCAGATTACTAGCATTGAGGAACAAATAAACCAAACTACCACTGAACTTGACCAACTCAATGCTCGGGTCAAAGCCTTAGGAGAAGAAGAGCAAATTGCGATCGCATCCACCCTTGCCACTCAACAAGCCGAACAACGTCAATTACAAACCCGACAGCAGGAACTAACTGAGAACCTACAAAATGCCACTGTCAATCTCCAACGTACACAAGAGACAATTCAACAAGTCGAGCAAACCCTGCAACAGTTGATCGCAGAAAAAAATGATCTAGAGACCTTGTCTAAAACCTCCTTACAAGTGGCACGGGATGAGGCCCAAGCTGCTCTCAACCAAAGCCGAGAACAAGCCAATGCGATCGCAGCCGCTAGTGATGCCTGGGTACAACAACAAACCACCCTCACCAAGCACATCGACACCCTACTCAAAACCATCAACCCCCAACGCACCGAGCAAGCTCAACTCCAAGAGCGTCAGAATCAGCTAAATCGGCAAATCGAAGACCAAACCCAGCAACTGCAAACCTTAGAACCAGAAATCGCCACCAAGCAAACCCAAGCTGTGGCATTAGACACCCAATTAACCAATTATTCCCAACAAGTCCAGTCCCTCGCCCAATCCTTAGGGAATACCGAACAACAACTACAACTGCAACAACAAACCCAAACTCGCCTGCTCGGGGAACAACGGCAAAAACAACGGCAACTCGATAAACTAGAAGCCCAAGCCCAAGCTCAACAAGAAGCCCAAGGGACCTATGCTACTAAAGTTATCCTAGAAAGTAGTATAATAGGAGTTTGTGGATTAGTTGCCCAATTGGGTAGAGTTGAACCCCGCTATCAGCTAGCCCTAGAAATTGCCGCTGGCGCACGCCTCGGGAATTTAGTGGTAGAAGATGATAGTGTAGCAGCGGCTGGGATCGAACTCCTCAAACAAAAACGCGCTGGCAGAGCCACCTTCTTACCTCTGACCAAAATCCAACCTAGGCCATTTACCGAAACCGTTGTGCTACGGTATGCTAAAGGCTTTGTTGACTACGCCATTAGGCTAATTGATTGCGACCCCCGTTACCAAAAAGTCTTTGCCTACGTGTTTGGGTCTACAGTAGTCTTTGAAACTCTCAATGATGCCCGTACCTACTTGGGTAAACACCGCATCGTTACCCTAGATGGGGAAATCTTGGAAATAAGCGGTGCCATGACTGGTGGTAGCAGCAGTCACCGTTCGGGATTGCACTTTGGTACCAGTGACACCATGGAGTCCTCTGAAATCCGTAGCTTGCGAACCCGGTTAGCGGAAATTGAACAGATTTTAAACCATTGTGAGGCATTGATTACTACCGAATCTGCCTCAGTCAAACAAATTACCCAGGAATTGACAGAAACTAGGGCAAAACAGTCGGAAACCAAATTACGTTTGGAACAGTTACAAAGGGAGATTGAGCAATCTCAGACCAATCAAGCCCAAATGCGATCGCTTCTGGCTAAAAACAACCAAGAACTCTCCGCCGCTACTCAACGGCTAGAAACCATAGCGATAGAGTTACCCCAACAAGAATCCCAACTTGCCGACTTACGGCAACAACTGGCTCAACTTGAGGAGTCTCAAACTCATAACGAGTGGCAACAGATTCAGAACACCATTAAAACCCAAGAAACTCAGTTGCGCGAGTGTGAACAAGCCTTGAGAAATACCGAGAAACAGCTACAACAGAAGGAGAATCAGCAGCAGCGCCTCAGGGATAAACTTACCGAAGGCCACCGCAAAATAGCAGACTATCAAACCCAAATCGAATCTTGGCAACAGCAGCAATCAGCAATTAACACTCAGTTAGAGACACTAACCGAGCAAATTACCCAAACTACAGTTGCCTTACGCCAGTTAGAGGAGAAATTGGGGCAAGAAAAACAAAAACGCGATCGCACCGAGCAACACCTACAAAAACTGCGCCAACAACACCAAGAAACCTCTTGGCAACAGCAAAAACTCCAAGAAACCCAGTCTGCACGAGCAGAAGAACTTGCTAGTCTCCAAACTCAACTCCAAGACCAAGCTGCTGAATTACCAGATCCCATACCAGAAATACCTCAAATTGTCAAAAAAAATTCCCCCTCTAGTGATAAAAAAAGCTCAGAGGTAATTGCCTTGGACTCCCTAGCTGCTCAACTAGAACAACTACAAAAGGAACTGCGCAACGGACAGAAACGTCTACAGGCTATGGAACCCGTGAATATGCTGGCCTTAGAAGAATATGACCGAACTCAAACTCGCCTCCAGGAACTGTCTGAGAAACTGGAAACCATAGCTGGTGAACGGACTGAACTGTTGCTAAGGATAGAAAACTTTACCACCTTGAGGTACCGTGCTTTCAAAGAAGCCTTTGATGCCGTCAATGAAAATTTCCAAGCCATATTTGCTGAACTCTCCGATGGGGACGGTTATTTACAACTCGATGATCCAGAGGACCCCTTTAGCGGTGGACTCAACCTGGTGGCGCACCCCAAAGGTAAACCGGTGCGGCGGCTAGCATCTATGTCAGGAGGAGAAAAATCCCTCACAGCCCTTAGCTTTATCTTTGCCCTACAACGCTACCGTCCCTCGCCATTTTATGCTTTTGATGAAGTCGATATGTTTTTGGACGGGGCAAATGTCCAGCGATTAGCTAAAATGATCAAACAACAGGCTAAACTTGCGCAATTTATTGTAGTGAGCTTACGCCGTCCTATGATTGAGTCTGCTCAACGCACCATTGGTGTTACCCAAGCCAGGGGAGCATACACTCAAGTATTGGGTTTAAAACTATCACCCAAAAGTACGGTTAACTAG